One Micropterus dolomieu isolate WLL.071019.BEF.003 ecotype Adirondacks linkage group LG23, ASM2129224v1, whole genome shotgun sequence DNA window includes the following coding sequences:
- the LOC123963594 gene encoding odorant receptor 131-2-like — MSYSNQSQTNITVELQYQGFLEIVFFTILTTVTCCVFLFINVTLLFTLRSKPVFCETSRYILLFNLLLADTVLMAESQLMYIIAACKITMTYPLCGFLNMLGYLTNEISPLTLVVMCLERFVAVCYPLRHAAIITVRNTGVAVCVVWAFSSLSVFIQVLLMLKFPFAELESLQMNDFCGKDKMMFDPIAADFEKVYNCFLFVLAGVAIISSYIGVMIAARSASTDKASARKARNTLLLHLVQLGLCLSSTLYNPLLIVIFENLDRPMFLRIQNIIYICTIMLPRCLSALIYGLRDQTIRPVLMYNLCCQRFSPLLSVVQTKAKISKLVT, encoded by the coding sequence ATGTCCTACTCAAATCAATCACAGACGAACATCACTGTTGAACTGCAGTATCAGGGGTTTCTGGAAATAGTGTTCTTTACCATTCTGACTACAGtgacatgttgtgtgtttctcttcatTAATGTGACCTTGTTATTCACCTTGAGGAGTAAACCAGTGTTTTGTGAGACCTCTCGTTACATTCTGCTGTTTAACCTCCTTCTTGCAGACACTGTACTGATGGCAGAGAGTCAGTTAATGTACATAATCGCTGCTTGTAAAATAACAATGACATATCCTTTGTGTGGCTTTCTCAACATGCTTGGTTATCTCACAAATGAAATCTCTCCTCTCACACTGGTGGTGATGTGTCTGGAGAGATTTGTAGCTGTGTGTTACCCACTGAGGCACGCTGCCATCATCACCGTCAGAAACACAGGGGtggctgtttgtgttgtttgggCCTTCAGTTCACTCAGTGTTTTTATCCAAGTTCTTCTAATGTTAAAATTTCCATTTGCAGAGCTGGAGAGTCTGCAGATGAATGATTTTTGTGGCAAAGACAAAATGATGTTTGATCCAATAGCTGCTGATTTTGAGAAAGTCTacaattgttttctgtttgtattaGCTGGTGTGGCAATCATTTCCTCCTATATTGGTGTGATGATAGCAGCCAGGTCGGCCTCCACAGACAAAGCTTCAGCCCGTAAGGCTCGtaacacactgctgctgcatctggTGCAGCTGggcctctgtctctcctcaacTCTATACAATCCATTGCTTATCGTTATCTTTGAAAACCTCGACAGGCCCATGTTTTTGCGCATCcagaatattatttatatttgtactaTCATGCTTCCAAGATGTCTGAGTGCTCTCATCTATGGTCTCAGAGACCAGACCATCAGACCCGTCCTCATGTACAATCTCTGCTGCCAGAGATTCTCACCTTTGCTCTCAGTCGtccaaaccaaagctaaaatcAGCAAACTTGTCACTTAA
- the LOC123963595 gene encoding odorant receptor 131-2-like codes for MLKFPFAELESLQMNDFCGKDKMMFDPIAADYDNAFNSFLFATAGVAIIFSYIGVMIAARSASTDKASARKARNTLLLHLVQLGLCLSSTLYNLLLFSISVNLDRIIFVRIQVVIYVCTIMFPRCLSALIYGLRDQTIRPVLMYNLCCQRFSPLRSVVQTKAKISKLVT; via the coding sequence ATGTTAAAATTTCCATTTGCAGAGCTGGAGAGTCTGCAGATGAATGATTTTTGTGGCAAAGACAAAATGATGTTTGATCCAATAGCTGCTGATTATGACAATGCCTTCAATAGCTTCCTCTTTGCAACAGCTGGTGTGGCAATCATTTTTTCCTATATTGGTGTAATGATAGCAGCCAGGTCGGCCTCCACAGACAAAGCTTCAGCCCGTAAGGCTCGtaacacactgctgctgcatctggTGCAGCTGggcctctgtctctcctcaacTCTGTACAATCTCTTGCTTTTTTCTATCTCTGTAAACCTAGACAGGATCATATTTGTGCGCATTCAGgttgttatttatgtttgtacTATCATGTTTCCCAGATGTCTGAGTGCTCTCATCTATGGTCTCAGAGACCAGACAATCAGACCCGTCCTCATGTACAATCTATGCTGTCAGAGATTCTCACCTTTGCGTTCAGTCGtccaaaccaaagctaaaatcAGCAAACTTGTCACTTAA
- the LOC123963688 gene encoding trafficking protein particle complex subunit 14-like isoform X1, with translation MLCENFPSGGSDGTAAGFGTESASSRAWRELAGSLCAVASVSPGESSRHRGNHHQFHHDYQSSGDEGNEDGEEDYIAAAEAAIAALGSRVDSRCRSFRDCKPLLIHNSSGTAAREFRRAPVQSPLDEPVVLTDEVIFPLTVSLDKLPVSTLKVKVMVTVWKREAEKAEVQELGYLSVLQQREPTHTFRHDLNTFKAQVSTTLTVLPPPTVRCKQMTVSGRHLAVLKVLNESSQEEVSIRDVRILPNLNASYLPMMPDGSVLLVDNVCHQSGEVGMASFCRVDSLACRLPSMLSALEEHDFLFQLHLNDMPQDDSNEGLEVPLVAVLQWSTPKMPFTNCIYTHYRLPSVRLDRPRFVMTASCPSTVRVKEHFKVKYVLLNNLQDFLAVRLVWTPDGRGQSEDTTLAAVVCHTPLSNLGHCRKGSTLSFSVAFQILKPGLYELSQHMKLKLQFTASVSNPPPDARPLSRKNSPSSPAVRDLLDRHQASLGRSQSFSHQQPSRSHIMRTGSAMERRAITPPVGSPVGRPLYLPPQDKTLLSLDKIAKRECKVLVVDPVS, from the exons ATGTTGTGTGAAAACTTTCCATCAGGGGGCAGTGATGGCACTGCAGCAGGCTTTGGGACGGAGTCAGCCAGTAGCCGGGCGTGGAGGGAACTGGCTGGCTCTCTGTGTGCTGTGGCCAGTGTGAGTCCAGGTGAGAGTAGCCGTCATCGAGGCAACCACCACCAGTTTCACCACGACTACCAGAGCAGCGGGGACGAGGGCAACGAGGACGGCGAGGAGGACTACATTGCAGCAGCGGAGGCAGCCATTGCAGCGCTTGGCAGCAGAGTGGACTCCCGGTGTCGGAGCTTTAGGGACTGCAAGCCACTGCTCATCCACAACTCATCTGGAACAGCGGCGAGGGAGTTCCGCAGGGCACCTGTTCAG TCTCCTCTGGATGAGCCGGTGGTTTTGACGGATGAAGTGATCTTCCCCCTCACCGTCTCTTTGGACAAACTCCCAGTCAGCACCCTAAAAGTCAAG GTGATGGTCACGGTGTGGAAGAGGGAGGCGGAGAAAGCGGAGGTGCAGGAACTCGGCTACCTGAGCGTCCTGCAGCAACGAGAACCAACACACACCTTCAGGCACGACCTGAACACCTTCAAGGCTCAGG TGAGCACCACTCTGACCGTCCTGCCGCCTCCCACCGTCCGCTGTAAGCAGATGACCGTCTCTGGAAGGCATCTCGCCGTCCTCAAAG TGTTGAACGAGTCGTCCCAGGAGGAGGTGAGTATTCGGGATGTTCGGATTTTACCAAACCTCAACGCCTCCTACCTTCCCATGATGCCGGACGGCTCCGTGCTGCTGGTGGACAATGTGTG CCACCAGTCAGGCGAGGTTGGCATGGCGTCGTTCTGCAGGGTGGACAGCCTGGCCTGCCGCCTTCCCAGCATGCTCAGCGCTTTGGAGGAGCACGACTTCCTGTTCCAGCTGCACCTTAACGACATGCCGCAAGACGACTCCAACGAG ggGCTGGAGGTTCCCTTGGTCGCTGTGCTGCAGTGGTCAACTCCCAAGATGCCTTTCACCAACTGTATTTACACCCACTACAG GTTGCCCAGTGTCCGTCTGGACCGGCCGCGGTTCGTCATGACGGCCAGCTGTCCGAGCACCGTCAGGGTGAAGGAGCACTTCAAGGTCAAATACGTTCTGCTCAACAACCTGCAGGACTTCCTGGCTGTTCGGCTCGTCTGGACTCCAgatg GTCGCGGTCAGAGTGAAGACACAACGCTGGCAGCTGTGGTCTGTCACACTCCTCTCAGTAACCTCGGTCACTGTCGGAAAGGAAGCACTCTGTCCTTCAGCGTGGCCTTTCAGATCCTCAAACCAGGACTCTACGAG CTGAGTCAGCACATGAAGTTGAAGCTCCAGTTCACGGCCTCGGTGTCCAACCCTCCACCTGATGCTCGGCCGCTGTCAC GTAAAAACAGCCCGTCCAGCCCGGCGGTTCGAGACCTGCTGGACCGACACCAGGCCAGTCTGGGCCGATCACAGTCATTTTCCCACCAGCAGCCGTCTCGATCCCACATCATGAG gacgGGCAGTGCCATGGAGCGGCGGGCCATCACCCCTCCTGTCGGCTCTCCGGTCGGTCGGCCGCTTTACCTGCCGCCGCAGGACAAAACGCTGCTGTCGCTGGACAAGATCGCCAAGAGGGAGTGCAAAGTCCTGGTGGTGGACCCCGTCAGCTAG
- the LOC123963688 gene encoding trafficking protein particle complex subunit 14-like isoform X2 — translation MLCENFPSGGSDGTAAGFGTESASSRAWRELAGSLCAVASVSPGESSRHRGNHHQFHHDYQSSGDEGNEDGEEDYIAAAEAAIAALGSRVDSRCRSFRDCKPLLIHNSSGTAAREFRRAPVQSPLDEPVVLTDEVIFPLTVSLDKLPVSTLKVKVMVTVWKREAEKAEVQELGYLSVLQQREPTHTFRHDLNTFKAQVSTTLTVLPPPTVRCKQMTVSGRHLAVLKVLNESSQEEVSIRDVRILPNLNASYLPMMPDGSVLLVDNVCHQSGEVGMASFCRVDSLACRLPSMLSALEEHDFLFQLHLNDMPQDDSNEGLEVPLVAVLQWSTPKMPFTNCIYTHYRLPSVRLDRPRFVMTASCPSTVRVKEHFKVKYVLLNNLQDFLAVRLVWTPDGRGQSEDTTLAAVVCHTPLSNLGHCRKGSTLSFSVAFQILKPGLYEVKIPQNDTNELTEAAADQRAESAHEVEAPVHGLGVQPST, via the exons ATGTTGTGTGAAAACTTTCCATCAGGGGGCAGTGATGGCACTGCAGCAGGCTTTGGGACGGAGTCAGCCAGTAGCCGGGCGTGGAGGGAACTGGCTGGCTCTCTGTGTGCTGTGGCCAGTGTGAGTCCAGGTGAGAGTAGCCGTCATCGAGGCAACCACCACCAGTTTCACCACGACTACCAGAGCAGCGGGGACGAGGGCAACGAGGACGGCGAGGAGGACTACATTGCAGCAGCGGAGGCAGCCATTGCAGCGCTTGGCAGCAGAGTGGACTCCCGGTGTCGGAGCTTTAGGGACTGCAAGCCACTGCTCATCCACAACTCATCTGGAACAGCGGCGAGGGAGTTCCGCAGGGCACCTGTTCAG TCTCCTCTGGATGAGCCGGTGGTTTTGACGGATGAAGTGATCTTCCCCCTCACCGTCTCTTTGGACAAACTCCCAGTCAGCACCCTAAAAGTCAAG GTGATGGTCACGGTGTGGAAGAGGGAGGCGGAGAAAGCGGAGGTGCAGGAACTCGGCTACCTGAGCGTCCTGCAGCAACGAGAACCAACACACACCTTCAGGCACGACCTGAACACCTTCAAGGCTCAGG TGAGCACCACTCTGACCGTCCTGCCGCCTCCCACCGTCCGCTGTAAGCAGATGACCGTCTCTGGAAGGCATCTCGCCGTCCTCAAAG TGTTGAACGAGTCGTCCCAGGAGGAGGTGAGTATTCGGGATGTTCGGATTTTACCAAACCTCAACGCCTCCTACCTTCCCATGATGCCGGACGGCTCCGTGCTGCTGGTGGACAATGTGTG CCACCAGTCAGGCGAGGTTGGCATGGCGTCGTTCTGCAGGGTGGACAGCCTGGCCTGCCGCCTTCCCAGCATGCTCAGCGCTTTGGAGGAGCACGACTTCCTGTTCCAGCTGCACCTTAACGACATGCCGCAAGACGACTCCAACGAG ggGCTGGAGGTTCCCTTGGTCGCTGTGCTGCAGTGGTCAACTCCCAAGATGCCTTTCACCAACTGTATTTACACCCACTACAG GTTGCCCAGTGTCCGTCTGGACCGGCCGCGGTTCGTCATGACGGCCAGCTGTCCGAGCACCGTCAGGGTGAAGGAGCACTTCAAGGTCAAATACGTTCTGCTCAACAACCTGCAGGACTTCCTGGCTGTTCGGCTCGTCTGGACTCCAgatg GTCGCGGTCAGAGTGAAGACACAACGCTGGCAGCTGTGGTCTGTCACACTCCTCTCAGTAACCTCGGTCACTGTCGGAAAGGAAGCACTCTGTCCTTCAGCGTGGCCTTTCAGATCCTCAAACCAGGACTCTACGAG gtCAAAATTCCACAGAATGACACAAATGAACTGACCGAGGCAGCGGcggaccagagag CTGAGTCAGCACATGAAGTTGAAGCTCCAGTTCACGGCCTCGGTGTCCAACCCTCCACCTGA
- the zgc:152891 gene encoding polyunsaturated fatty acid lipoxygenase ALOX15B isoform X2, giving the protein MGRLILVRLHLEARTGYPNLDWHCNRVEVRRLADRQAEQGGRSQTGPEDPELQVFLCERWLRTTDSNVELRSGKLCLPKDETEEKLKQQRLRQLQRQQKLIRWRKFVDGAPQCVDLNSISELGPNLSYTHKSPVTNVHYLKGFLDRTQAWPGFTELETVFTHSGHQNNTAWFVKTHWMEDWYFGYQCLNGCNPLLLRQTRLLPPNLSVSSDMLRPFLPEGSSLEQELAKGTMYLLDFEVLDGVPANVVNGKQTYLSAPMCLLHLNQQGQLLPIAIQLQQTPGPQNPVFLPSDPGCDWLLAKIWVYSADFQCHQLASHYLRTHMLGELCCVATLRQLPEPHPLHQLLMPHLRTSLQINIQARASLLASDGVFDKAMGCGLKALPVLLSRASERIYYSSLCVCDDVIERGVDRLPQSYYAQDALRVWDALHRFVIGWVDLYYSGDDEVLQDSELQHWITDINAHGFNPDSGFPQSFQTKAEVSKFVTMVIYCCSALHAAVNFSQFDFALWMPNRPPSMLRPPPQVKGSVTEDDILSFLPDVNSTCRVLTVLALLSQPSVDFVPLCHYKEAVFRDDTHRRLVEEVQAELKAISDDITERNSQLELPYPYLLPTHVENSVAI; this is encoded by the exons ATGGGTCGTCTGATTCTGGTCCGGCTTCATCTGGAGGCTCGAACCGGATACCCCAACCTGGACTGGCACTGCAACCGGGTGGAGGTCCGCAGGCTGGCAGACCGGCAGGCCGAGCAGGGAGGGCGAAGTCAGACTGGACCTGAGGATCCAGAACTGCAGGTGTTCCTTTGTGAAAGATGGCTGCGAACAACAGACAGCAACGTAGAGCTGCGGAGCGGAAAGC TGTGTTTGCCAAAGGACGAGACAGAGGAGAAGCTAAAGCAGCAGCGACTCAGGCAGCTGCAACGTCAGCAGAAGCTCATCAG ATGGCGTAAATTCGTCGACGGCGCTCCTCAGTGCGTTGACCTGAACAGTATCTCTGAACTCGGGCCGAACCTCAGCTATACACACAAGAG TCCGGTCACTAACGTGCACTACCTGAAAGGCTTCCTGGACCGAACTCAGGCCTGGCCGGGTTTCACAGAGCTGGAGACGGTTTTCACCCACAGCGGACACCAGAACAACACCGCCT GGTTTGTAAAGACTCACTGGATGGAGGACTGGTATTTTGGCTACCAGTGTCTGAATGGCTGCAACCCTCTGCTGCTGCGTCAGACCCGCCTCCTCCCTCCAAACCTGTCCGTCAGCTCCGACATGCTCCGCCCCTTCCTGCCTGAAGGCTCCTCCCTCGAGCAGGAGCTAGCG AAAGGAACCATGTACCTGCTGGACTTTGAAGTTTTGGACGGCGTCCCAGCCAATGTGGTCAACGGGAAGCAGACGTATCTGTCTGCTCCGATGTGCCTCCTCCACCTGAACCAGCAGGGCCAGCTGCTCCCCATCGCCATCCAG tTGCAGCAGACACCCGGCCCTCAGAACCCCGTCTTCCTGCCCTCTGACCCCggctgtgattggctgctggCTAAGATTTGGGTTTACAGTGCAGACTTCCAGTGTCACCAGTTGGCCTCCCACTACCTGAGGACTCACATGCTGGGGGAGCTGTGCTGCGTGGCCACGCTGCGACAGCTGCCGGAGCCACACCCACTGCATCAG CTGCTGATGCCACACCTCAGGACGTCGCTACAGATCAACATCCAGGCCAGAGCCTCGCTGCTGGCTTCTGACGGAGTGTTTGATAAG GCGATGGGCTGCGGTCTGAAGGCGCtacctgtcctcctgtcccgGGCGTCAGAAAGGATTTATTATTCGTCTCTGTGCGTCTGTGACGACGTGATCGAGCGCGGTGTGGACAGACTGCCGCAGAGCTACTACGCCCAGGACGCACTGAGAGTCTGGGACGCGCTGCACAG GTTTGTAATCGGCTGGGTGGATCTGTATTACAGTGGAGACGACGAGGTGCTGCAGGACTCTGAGCTTCAACACTGGATCACCGACATCAACGCACACGGATTCAACCCAGACTCag GTTTCCCCCAGTCTTTCCAGACCAAAGCAGAAGTGTCCAAGTTCGTCACCATGGTCATCTACTGCTGCTCAGCTCTACACGCCGCTGTTAACTTCTCCCAG TTTGATTTCGCCCTCTGGATGCCCAACAGACCGCCATCCATGTTGCGTCCTCCTCCGCAGGTCAAAGGCTCGGTGACGGAGGACGACATCTTGTCCTTCCTGCCGGATGTGAACTCGACCTGTCGCGTCCTGACGGTGCTGGCTCTGCTGTCGCAGCCCAGCGTCGACTTT GTTCCTCTGTGTCACTACAAGGAGGCCGTGTTCAGAGACGACACCCACCGCAGGCTGGTGGAGGAGGTGCAGGCTGAACTCAAGGCCATttctgatgacatcacagagcGCAACAGCCAACTGGAGCTGCCGTACCCTTACCTCTTACCCACACACGTCGAGAACAGCGTGGCCATTTAA
- the zgc:152891 gene encoding polyunsaturated fatty acid lipoxygenase ALOX15B isoform X1, translated as MSDMKASCQEFEVTVHTSPGTTCGTFSRLWLSLIGSQGETPPISVNEGDSHLLPGSTCPVWVRANRSMGRLILVRLHLEARTGYPNLDWHCNRVEVRRLADRQAEQGGRSQTGPEDPELQVFLCERWLRTTDSNVELRSGKLCLPKDETEEKLKQQRLRQLQRQQKLIRWRKFVDGAPQCVDLNSISELGPNLSYTHKSPVTNVHYLKGFLDRTQAWPGFTELETVFTHSGHQNNTAWFVKTHWMEDWYFGYQCLNGCNPLLLRQTRLLPPNLSVSSDMLRPFLPEGSSLEQELAKGTMYLLDFEVLDGVPANVVNGKQTYLSAPMCLLHLNQQGQLLPIAIQLQQTPGPQNPVFLPSDPGCDWLLAKIWVYSADFQCHQLASHYLRTHMLGELCCVATLRQLPEPHPLHQLLMPHLRTSLQINIQARASLLASDGVFDKAMGCGLKALPVLLSRASERIYYSSLCVCDDVIERGVDRLPQSYYAQDALRVWDALHRFVIGWVDLYYSGDDEVLQDSELQHWITDINAHGFNPDSGFPQSFQTKAEVSKFVTMVIYCCSALHAAVNFSQFDFALWMPNRPPSMLRPPPQVKGSVTEDDILSFLPDVNSTCRVLTVLALLSQPSVDFVPLCHYKEAVFRDDTHRRLVEEVQAELKAISDDITERNSQLELPYPYLLPTHVENSVAI; from the exons ACGTGTCCGGTATGGGTCCGGGCCAACCGATCTATGGGTCGTCTGATTCTGGTCCGGCTTCATCTGGAGGCTCGAACCGGATACCCCAACCTGGACTGGCACTGCAACCGGGTGGAGGTCCGCAGGCTGGCAGACCGGCAGGCCGAGCAGGGAGGGCGAAGTCAGACTGGACCTGAGGATCCAGAACTGCAGGTGTTCCTTTGTGAAAGATGGCTGCGAACAACAGACAGCAACGTAGAGCTGCGGAGCGGAAAGC TGTGTTTGCCAAAGGACGAGACAGAGGAGAAGCTAAAGCAGCAGCGACTCAGGCAGCTGCAACGTCAGCAGAAGCTCATCAG ATGGCGTAAATTCGTCGACGGCGCTCCTCAGTGCGTTGACCTGAACAGTATCTCTGAACTCGGGCCGAACCTCAGCTATACACACAAGAG TCCGGTCACTAACGTGCACTACCTGAAAGGCTTCCTGGACCGAACTCAGGCCTGGCCGGGTTTCACAGAGCTGGAGACGGTTTTCACCCACAGCGGACACCAGAACAACACCGCCT GGTTTGTAAAGACTCACTGGATGGAGGACTGGTATTTTGGCTACCAGTGTCTGAATGGCTGCAACCCTCTGCTGCTGCGTCAGACCCGCCTCCTCCCTCCAAACCTGTCCGTCAGCTCCGACATGCTCCGCCCCTTCCTGCCTGAAGGCTCCTCCCTCGAGCAGGAGCTAGCG AAAGGAACCATGTACCTGCTGGACTTTGAAGTTTTGGACGGCGTCCCAGCCAATGTGGTCAACGGGAAGCAGACGTATCTGTCTGCTCCGATGTGCCTCCTCCACCTGAACCAGCAGGGCCAGCTGCTCCCCATCGCCATCCAG tTGCAGCAGACACCCGGCCCTCAGAACCCCGTCTTCCTGCCCTCTGACCCCggctgtgattggctgctggCTAAGATTTGGGTTTACAGTGCAGACTTCCAGTGTCACCAGTTGGCCTCCCACTACCTGAGGACTCACATGCTGGGGGAGCTGTGCTGCGTGGCCACGCTGCGACAGCTGCCGGAGCCACACCCACTGCATCAG CTGCTGATGCCACACCTCAGGACGTCGCTACAGATCAACATCCAGGCCAGAGCCTCGCTGCTGGCTTCTGACGGAGTGTTTGATAAG GCGATGGGCTGCGGTCTGAAGGCGCtacctgtcctcctgtcccgGGCGTCAGAAAGGATTTATTATTCGTCTCTGTGCGTCTGTGACGACGTGATCGAGCGCGGTGTGGACAGACTGCCGCAGAGCTACTACGCCCAGGACGCACTGAGAGTCTGGGACGCGCTGCACAG GTTTGTAATCGGCTGGGTGGATCTGTATTACAGTGGAGACGACGAGGTGCTGCAGGACTCTGAGCTTCAACACTGGATCACCGACATCAACGCACACGGATTCAACCCAGACTCag GTTTCCCCCAGTCTTTCCAGACCAAAGCAGAAGTGTCCAAGTTCGTCACCATGGTCATCTACTGCTGCTCAGCTCTACACGCCGCTGTTAACTTCTCCCAG TTTGATTTCGCCCTCTGGATGCCCAACAGACCGCCATCCATGTTGCGTCCTCCTCCGCAGGTCAAAGGCTCGGTGACGGAGGACGACATCTTGTCCTTCCTGCCGGATGTGAACTCGACCTGTCGCGTCCTGACGGTGCTGGCTCTGCTGTCGCAGCCCAGCGTCGACTTT GTTCCTCTGTGTCACTACAAGGAGGCCGTGTTCAGAGACGACACCCACCGCAGGCTGGTGGAGGAGGTGCAGGCTGAACTCAAGGCCATttctgatgacatcacagagcGCAACAGCCAACTGGAGCTGCCGTACCCTTACCTCTTACCCACACACGTCGAGAACAGCGTGGCCATTTAA